One part of the Sporanaerobacter acetigenes DSM 13106 genome encodes these proteins:
- a CDS encoding GNAT family N-acetyltransferase: MYYGEKVCLRAYREEDIPIATSFVNDEELKKFLVTNIPFPMTLWEEEEWVRSQKSSQDGSYNFAIEDIETKKYIGGCGIQEVNWLSRVATVGIMIGYKQYWGKGYGTDAMKVLMNFIFNNMNIRKIRLSTFSFNVRAKKCYEKCGFEVEGILKDEIFKDGKYYDEIIMSVFNK, translated from the coding sequence ATGTATTATGGAGAAAAAGTCTGCTTGAGAGCTTATAGAGAAGAAGATATACCAATAGCAACATCATTTGTAAATGATGAGGAACTTAAAAAATTTTTAGTTACAAATATTCCTTTTCCAATGACTCTATGGGAAGAGGAAGAATGGGTAAGATCGCAGAAAAGTAGTCAAGATGGTAGCTATAATTTTGCCATAGAAGATATAGAAACAAAAAAATATATTGGTGGCTGTGGTATTCAAGAAGTCAACTGGTTATCTCGTGTTGCAACTGTTGGTATTATGATTGGATACAAGCAATATTGGGGAAAAGGATATGGTACTGATGCAATGAAAGTGCTTATGAATTTTATTTTTAATAATATGAATATTCGTAAAATAAGATTAAGTACATTTTCATTTAATGTAAGAGCTAAAAAATGCTATGAGAAGTGTGGATTTGAGGTAGAAGGAATTTTAAAAGATGAAATATTCAAAGATGGAAAATATTATGATGAAATAATAATGTCAGTTTTCAATAAGTAG